The genomic window TAAATTTATATGGTTTTTAAAAAATATTCTAGATTGTCTATTATGTTCATTTTTCTAATAATTTTAATAAAAAACTTTATATCTATAAAAAAGTGGCTTTCGCCACGCTCCCTTCGGGAATTTAATTTTAAGTACCTTAAGAAGCATAGAACCGATATCTGTTCTATGCTATATTTTTCCTATTAATTAATACTTTATTCCATATACTCCAGTATACTCTTTAGGCCTCATTACTCCTCCGCACTTTTCACATGAAAAGCATGGTGGTTCATCAACATTGCTTTGATCCATTTCATCAAAATATTCAACTACTTCTTTAGGAATATTTTCTTTAGCTCCGCAAATAGTACAAATATATAATATTTCCTCTGTTTTCATCTTACTTCCTCCAACTAAGTTGTTTTCGGAATTATTTTACCACTTAATATACGTTTAGTAATAGCATAATTTTCTATAGCCTTTTCTAATTTTTCTTCATTCTCTTCTATAATCTTAATTCTCAGCCGTTCCCTCATGGACCCATATTTAGGATATACAATATCATGAAATCTCATTTTATTACCACAGTTAGGACATTTACACGGATTTACACCACTTATTGCCAGTATTCTATTCTCCCAAGTTGCTATAGATCTTCTTATACTTAATATCTTTTCATCTATCATTTTTATAAAATTAAATTTTCCTTTGCTTCTTCTAGAATAAATTCCAAAGTATCTTATCATTTTAAAATTTTTCTCTGGAATATGTCTTATTATTCTTTTTATGAACTCATATACATGTACAGTTTCAACTATGACCTTATTATCTTCATGTCTAGTATATTTATAAGTCACATTTTCACCATCATATTTAAGAATCCTTGATTCCGCTATCGCAGGACGTCCCACATATCTCCCTACATATTTTGCTGCTGTCTTCGCTGATTTTATCTCAGTTTTAGCATGAACATAAAAACCTTTATCTTTCTCTTTATATAGTTTATTTTTTAGTAATTTAATTTCTTTTGTATTTCCATTTATATAAGTTATTTCATCTAACAAAACCTTTTGCCATCTTTTTCTTAATGATTCATAAGATATGTGCCTTATATGCCTCCATTCTGTTATATTTCCTCTCCCTCCTTCTGTAACCATCATATGTACATGAGGATTCCACTTTAAATCTCTTCCAAATGTATGTATTACAGTTACTATACCTGGTGTGAATTCCTCCTTTCTATTTAAACTATGCATCCAACTCGTAACAGCTCTCGCTGCGCACTTCGGCAATATCTTAAGTCTTTGTCTATCCAGTCCAAAGAATTCTCTTAATTCTTTTGGTATAGTAAAAACTATATGTCTATGCCTAACATTTATTAAATTTCCCAACATATTATCAATCCAATTATCCGTATAAATCTTTCCACATGAAGTACAAAATCTACTTTTACATGTAAATCCGATTCTCTTTGTAGTATTACAATTATTACACTTCAATTCAATAAATCCATACTTTGTATCTTTACACTTTAAAACTTTTTCTACTTCCTTTTTAACATTAGGTCTAATCTTATTTTTATATAACTTTTCAAACTCTTTCCAATGGTCTTCTAATATTCTTTTTATCTTACCTTTTTTCATCTGTTAAACCTCTAATTTATAATTAATTAATCTAACATATTTGAAGGCTAAAAGCTAGATAATATCTAACTTTCAGCCTTCAAAATTTTTATACTTTCCTGTACATTAAAAAAGACACCTTCAGGTGCCTTTATTCACGTTCATTATCGTAAAAGTATTTATTTATTCTTGTTTCCCACTCTTGTCCTATTTTTTTATCTATAGCTTTGATATTTTCCAAGAACTCATCTAGACAATCTATTTTTTTAAAACCCTTCATTAAGTGCCTTGGATAAGTTACTTTCTTTGTATAGCATTGCTTTGGATCTATAACCCTTACTGTTTCATCATCTAAAACGTAAATATCTCTACATCTTGCATCTAATTTTGTAAATCTTAAATGTTTAAATTCTTTAATTAAATCAAATAAATTTTTACATAGTTTATAACTTAAACCATTCTTTTTTATATAATGATCTAATCTTTCTCCGCCGATTTTTTCTCTTACAATATAATGGTTGCCTACTGAATAAACATTGGGGAAAAATTTTGACTTACTTACTCTCTTTAATACTCTACCTTCATCCATACAGCATTTAGATTGTTGAAAAATCTTTATAGCTCTATTTCCTGGTAGCTCATATACAATACCATTATGACCTTCCCCTAAAAACTCAGCGCTTCTAAATAGCTTCTCTGTTTCTTTATCTAAGTTTGCAGAATAGGCATATGTCCTAACCATAATCTACCCCTCACATATAGTCTTATTATTATATACTATTCTAAAGCCCTAATAATATTAACAAATTTTACAATTTAATTTTAAATATAAAAGCTTGAAAAATATTTTGTATTTTTCAAGCCTTTATATTAACTTTGAAATTCCCTATGCTCTAAAGGTTTTTCATTTATATTAGTTGATTCTGCCCAGTTTATACTACATTCAAAAATAGTGGATTCTTCTATATCCCCTTTTTCTTGCAACATATCTATTAAAATACTCGCTGCATATGTTCCTTCCTCATATGTGGGTTGATCTATTGTAGTTACGGAAGGACTAGCATAAAATGTCCAATCCCAATTATCAAATCCTATAATACCAATTTCATTTGGAACATTCCATTTTTCCTTTTTAGATGTCATAAACACCTTTTGAAGTGTTCTACCATTAATTGCGAAAATTAATGTTTTTTTATCTTTATTTATTTTTTCTCTTAGTAATTTAGCTAAATCTTCATAGTTTATATCATTTTCAATTATTAATGTTGAATACTTTGCTCCTAATTCCTTTAATGAATCTTCAAATCCATTTTTTCTTTCCATTCTAGCCATTAATAATTTTGGATCTTCTGTAACAAGTATGAATTCTTCATATCCTTCTTTAAATAATTCTCTAGTAGCTTTGCTTGTTATATCGTAATTATTAGTTTTAACCCATCTACCTTTAAATTCTTTATTAACACTATCTAAAACTACTATTTTCTTACCTCTATCTTGTATAGTTTTTATTAACTTATTAAAATTTAATGTTGGTTGAACTATAAAACCATCAACCCCCATATCTAACATTCTGTCTATATATTTTTTTTCATTATTATACTCAAAATTACTACTTCCTACTAAAATTTGATATCCTTCTTTTCTTGCTACATCATCTATACCCTTAACTATATTATTACTAAAAGGATTTGTTATATCTGCAACAACTACTCCAATTAAATTAGACTTTTTTGACTTTAAGCTTCTTGCCATTATGCTTGGACTATACTTAGTTTCATTAATTGCTTGCTCTATTCTTCTTTTAGTATCTGGAGACATTTTATCAAATTTACCATTTAAATAGAATGATACAGTAGTTTTAGAAGTACTTGCCTTTGTAGCAATATCATTTATTGTTACTTTCTTTCCCTTTCCCATCAGTAAGTGCCTCAACTTTCTAAAATATTTATAAATTGGTTAACCTCTTAACCTTATAACTTTACTCATATCACTATTCTTATGAATAACTACTACCTTTCCATAAATAGGTGTTTTGTCATAAAAATAAACTTTTCCACCCTTATAGGTTTCCTCGTTAAAAATTATTATTACATATTCTTCATTATTGCCTAATTTAATATTTTTAACAATTACCTTATCTTTAGATAATCGTTCATTATTATTATATTGTTTTAAGTCTCCATCTGTAATAATTATATCGCTGAAACCATCGTCCCCAATAATTATATCATAATTTATGAGCTTGTTATTAAATTCGGTACTTGTTTCTAATCTTTTACTATTTTCTATTTGATTATAGTTTTTTGATATTAAAGTATTCTTAATATTAATTTCATCAGAACCATAATTATATATTCTTAATTTACCTGATTTATTTTCTGCTAACAAATATTTACTTTCTTCTCTTATCTTTACCTTGCTATCTAAAACATAGTAGTTTTCACAGCTGTGATTTCCCGTACATCTTACTTCATTTACTATAATCCAAATCCTAGGAGAAAGAAAAAGAACTTTCCTTATAACTGTATATTGAGTTTTATCCTTTAACTCACCTAAATAAGCTATTTCTGAATAACTTATTTCTCCCTTGTTTACAAAGTAATTTTTAAGTACATCACTATATTTTTTATATCCCCATGATTTATTTGGTATCCCAAAAGGTTCTTTATCTATTACAGATACATTATGAGCTTTTGCTGATTTTAAATATTCTCTCATAACATCTTCTTCTACATAAGTATATCTACCACTATCAACTAAAAATGGCTCCCCTTTATAATACAATGATATATGTCCTAAATCGGCATGGCCATGACCACTTCCCAAGGTACCGTTTTGAATATAAGTAAAACTTGCATCTTCCTTAAAATCACTTCTAATATATATATTTCCCGAATCTACAAATGACTTATTTATTTCTGTTGGTATTCTTCCATTTATAGACTTAAACTTTTCATACCCCTTTTTACCAAGCATATATATACTGCTTAAATCTATTTCTTTAAACGCAATTCCTTTTAGTTCTTCATCTTCAAATAGTATAGCCCCTTTAACTAAAACGTCTCTTATATCAGTCCTATCACTATCGCATTGAGCTTCTTGTATTGACCTAGGTCCTCCACAATACATTAGATATCTTGCCATGGAATGAACTTTTTCTTTATATTCATTTTTTAGTTCAAAACCAAATTTTTCACAGGTACTAATTACTTTCATAGAACAATTTAAAACTTCAACATGATACATAACTGATTGTTCCCAATGAGATCCATCATCAAAAACTTGTATATCCATCTGATTATAGGTTTGCTCTAGAGCCCAATTAAATAATTCCTCATCTTTTATAAAATCTTTTAATAATAAGTAACAACACATTATAGAAGTAGTTTGTAATACTCCCCAATTACTTAAAATGTACTTATCTATATAAGCTCCCCTTAAATATAGTATCTGCTCTTTAATACTTAATATTATTTTTAATAATTCTTCATCACTTATTTTTTCTTCATTTATAATATGAAATAATGAGTTTAACCAACTTTGGCATCTTATCCCTGTATCTATGGTTCTTATAGTACAGCCGCCCTCTGATTTTATTTCATTATTATCTATCCAGTTTAAAACTAATTCCTTCCACTTATTTATATAGATTTCATCTTTTTCAATATAATAAGCTAAAATTAATTTATTTAAATATTCATGTCTATTAAGCATAAATATCCACTCTTCATCTCCATTTGGAGTAAAATCCCACTTTACTGGATTATTTACATATGGAATTCTACATTGCTCCATATCCCATGTTTCATCAAAAATAAAGGAGTTTTTTAGCAAAAGATTTGCCCCAAGTAATTTCTTTAAATATTCTGTTCTACATTTTTCTTTTATATAGTTTTTCACAAAATCAACATCATAATCTTTCATGATTTTTTTAACATTTTTCTTTAAAGCTACTAATTCTTTTTCAAATTTTATCATTGCTATTTCACTTCTCCTTTACTAAAAAAGCTACTTGAATTTGAAATTTCAAGTAGCTCTTTTTAATCATAAACTATCTGTTTACGCTTCCTAAATTCTTATTATTCATTAACTCTTCTACTTCCGTAATAGTCGATAAGCTTACATCTCCTATTTGAGTTTGCTTCAATACTGCTGTAGCTGTTGCAAATTCTATAATTTCTTGCATATTATTCACTTCTGAAATTAATCCCTTAATTGCACCTGCTGCAAATGCATCTCCACCACCAATTCTTGATATCATACTAAATTCATATTTAGATGATCTATAAAGCTTATCTCCATCAAATAATACGCCTGTTAGTGAATGATAATTATATGGTGTACCTGTTCTTAATGTAGTTGCTACATTTTTTACATTTAAATCTTCTGTCATATACTTAAACTGATCTATTAACATTTCATCAGTTACTTCTACAGCTGATGGATCTAAAACCTTAAAGTTTTTAACATCTCTACTTAACCATCCGAAACATAAATAACTATCTTTAACTATAGGCTTCATTATAGATACAAATTCCTCATAACTTTTAAATAATTTGGATCTATAATTTAAATCAACACTAATTTTTATGTTTTTTGATTTAGCTTCTTCAATAATTCTAGCCGCTACTTCTCTGACTTCATCATTTAAACCAAATGTAATTCCTGATACATGTAAAAGCTTAACATCTTTTAAAACTTCATCTACATTAATATCTTCATATTTTAATTCTGTAATTGAAGAATACTTTCTATCGTATATTACGTTTGCTTTTCTTGATGAGCAACCTTCTTCATAATAGTACAGCCCCAATCTCTCACCTTTTATCACTATATTATCACAGTCAACACTATGAGATTTTAGAAAACCTTTTGCAGACTCACCTAATTCATTTGGAGGCAGACATGTTAGGATTCTAGTATTAACTCCTAAATGACTTAAACCTACAGCCACATTAGCCTCTGCACCTCCAAAGCAAATATCTAGTGTATTTGCTTGGCTTATTTTCAAATTATTTGGTGGAGTTAATCTTAATAATACTTCTCCTAATACTAAAACTGTGCTCATTTCCTACCTCATTATTTTTTTATTTCTTTTACTCTATCTATATATTTTCTAGTTTCCTCTTTTACAACTTTTGGATCCTTTAAGTTAACTATGGCACTTCCTATACTAACAACATCACATCCATATTTAAACCATTCTTCCATATTATCGAAACTTACTCCCCCTGAAACCATAATACTTAGGCCTTTAATTGGAGCTTTAAAATCTTTTACAATTGATGGTTTAAATGCTGATCCTGGGAATAGCTTTATTACATCAGCGCCCATTTCTCTAGCTTCTACTATTTCCCTAACTGTAAAACATCCTGGAATATAAGGAACTCCATATCTGTTACAAAGAGTAGCAGTTTCCTTATTAAAGCTTGGACTTACAATAAATTCAGCTCCTGCAAGAATTGCTATTCTAGCTGTTTCTGAATCAAGTACTGTACCTGCTCCAATAACTACTCCCTCTTTTTTATCTTTGCAAAGTTCTGTAATTACAGTACTTGCGTTTGGAATTGTAAATGTAACTTCTATAATATTGCATCCACCTTCTATTGCGGCTTTTGCAACATCTATTCCTTCCTCACATGTATTAGTTCTTAACACTAATACAAAAGCCTCTTCTTCTAATCCTTTTAATACCTTTACTTTATTTATCATCTTGCTAACCATCCACCATCTATTGCTATAACGTGACCATTTATATAGTCAGATGCTTTACTTGATAGGAATACAACAGTTCCCATTAAATCTGAAACTTCTCCCCATCTTTCAGTTGGTATTCTTGAAAGAATTTCTTTATTTCTATTTTCATCAGCTCTAATTGGAGCTGTATTAGCCGTCTTTATATATCCTGGAGCCATTGCATTGATTTGTACATTGTGTACTGCTAATTCATTAGCAAAAGCTTTAGTGATACCTACTACCCCATGTTTACTTGCTGTATATGGTGGTACAAATTTTCCACCTTGGAATGATAGCATTGATGCTATATTTATTATTTTACCTGATTTTTGTTCTACCATTATTTTAGCTACTTTCTTTGATAAGTGATAAACAGCATTTAGGTTGATATTCATAACTGCTTCCCAGTCTTCATCTTTATATTCTAATAAAGGAGCTCTTCTAATAGTTCCTGCATTATTAACTAAAATATCTACTTTTCCATATTCTTTCACACAAGTATCAACTACTTCTTCAACAAATTCTTTTTTAGTTAAGTCTCCTTGTATGAAAACTATTCTTCTTCCTAAACCTTCTACTATACCTTTTATTTCTTCTACATTATTATCAAATGTTGTTACAAAAAGATCAGCGCCTGCTGCTGCTAATGCTTCTACATAAGCCATTCCTAATCCTGTATTACCACCTGTTACGATAGCTACCTTACCTTCTAAGTTAAAGAAATCTAGTGAAAATTTGTTATTGTTATTCATTTATCTCCATCTCCTTACTACTTCAAAGTCACCATTATGCTGGCTTTGTCTATTTCTATTTCTACATTTTTAGCCACTTCTAATCTTACAATATTATTCTGGATACCTTTAATGGTTCCATAAATACCAGATATAGTAACTACTTTGTCTTTAATCTTTAAAGTATTTAAATATTCGTCTCTTTTTTCTTCTTGTTGTCTAATTTTCTTTTTATTGATTATTGGCATAATCATTGATATTATGATTGGATAAGCAGCTAGAAAAATTATAACTCCTAATAATCCATTACTCATGATATTAATCCATTAAATCCTTTCTACACATAACTGATGCCATATCTTTTAAACCTTCAACTGCGTTATCTATTATTTTTCTTGTATCATCTCCTGAACCAATAACTACTGTATTCATAACTATATCAAGAATACAAGCTACAGAAACTCCGCCTATAACATATTGATCTTGAGATTCTTCATTTAATAATACTTCTCTTGAAGTTATTTGGAATGGTGCTCCACCAGTAATATCTGCAAATATTATTAATTCATTATTTTCTTTTACGTACTTTTTAATCATAGTTGTAAAATCTTCATGTGTTAAATCATTATTAAGGTTTATTGCATCTATATTTTCATCTACGCCTGTTAATAATTTTATTGCTGATTTAATTCCTGTTGCATATTCTCCGTGTCCTACTACTAATATTTTCATATCGCTCATCCCCTCAGTTTAATGTTTATATATCTTATTTATGAGAGTAAGTTACACAACTAACTAGAATCAGTAGTGTAACTTACTTTTCTTTAGTGATTTTATTTTATTTATCTATTATGCTAATATTCCTAGTACTGATCCAATAATACCTATTACTATTGTTAATATAACTAAATGATAAGTTGTCCATTTACGTTTCTTAATTAAATAGAATACTATTATTG from Clostridium septicum includes these protein-coding regions:
- the kduD gene encoding 2-dehydro-3-deoxy-D-gluconate 5-dehydrogenase KduD, yielding MNNNNKFSLDFFNLEGKVAIVTGGNTGLGMAYVEALAAAGADLFVTTFDNNVEEIKGIVEGLGRRIVFIQGDLTKKEFVEEVVDTCVKEYGKVDILVNNAGTIRRAPLLEYKDEDWEAVMNINLNAVYHLSKKVAKIMVEQKSGKIINIASMLSFQGGKFVPPYTASKHGVVGITKAFANELAVHNVQINAMAPGYIKTANTAPIRADENRNKEILSRIPTERWGEVSDLMGTVVFLSSKASDYINGHVIAIDGGWLAR
- a CDS encoding bifunctional 2-keto-4-hydroxyglutarate aldolase/2-keto-3-deoxy-6-phosphogluconate aldolase; its protein translation is MINKVKVLKGLEEEAFVLVLRTNTCEEGIDVAKAAIEGGCNIIEVTFTIPNASTVITELCKDKKEGVVIGAGTVLDSETARIAILAGAEFIVSPSFNKETATLCNRYGVPYIPGCFTVREIVEAREMGADVIKLFPGSAFKPSIVKDFKAPIKGLSIMVSGGVSFDNMEEWFKYGCDVVSIGSAIVNLKDPKVVKEETRKYIDRVKEIKK
- a CDS encoding heparinase II/III family protein, with translation MIKFEKELVALKKNVKKIMKDYDVDFVKNYIKEKCRTEYLKKLLGANLLLKNSFIFDETWDMEQCRIPYVNNPVKWDFTPNGDEEWIFMLNRHEYLNKLILAYYIEKDEIYINKWKELVLNWIDNNEIKSEGGCTIRTIDTGIRCQSWLNSLFHIINEEKISDEELLKIILSIKEQILYLRGAYIDKYILSNWGVLQTTSIMCCYLLLKDFIKDEELFNWALEQTYNQMDIQVFDDGSHWEQSVMYHVEVLNCSMKVISTCEKFGFELKNEYKEKVHSMARYLMYCGGPRSIQEAQCDSDRTDIRDVLVKGAILFEDEELKGIAFKEIDLSSIYMLGKKGYEKFKSINGRIPTEINKSFVDSGNIYIRSDFKEDASFTYIQNGTLGSGHGHADLGHISLYYKGEPFLVDSGRYTYVEEDVMREYLKSAKAHNVSVIDKEPFGIPNKSWGYKKYSDVLKNYFVNKGEISYSEIAYLGELKDKTQYTVIRKVLFLSPRIWIIVNEVRCTGNHSCENYYVLDSKVKIREESKYLLAENKSGKLRIYNYGSDEINIKNTLISKNYNQIENSKRLETSTEFNNKLINYDIIIGDDGFSDIIITDGDLKQYNNNERLSKDKVIVKNIKLGNNEEYVIIIFNEETYKGGKVYFYDKTPIYGKVVVIHKNSDMSKVIRLRG
- a CDS encoding serine/threonine-protein kinase, whose amino-acid sequence is MVRTYAYSANLDKETEKLFRSAEFLGEGHNGIVYELPGNRAIKIFQQSKCCMDEGRVLKRVSKSKFFPNVYSVGNHYIVREKIGGERLDHYIKKNGLSYKLCKNLFDLIKEFKHLRFTKLDARCRDIYVLDDETVRVIDPKQCYTKKVTYPRHLMKGFKKIDCLDEFLENIKAIDKKIGQEWETRINKYFYDNERE
- a CDS encoding IS91 family transposase; this encodes MKKGKIKRILEDHWKEFEKLYKNKIRPNVKKEVEKVLKCKDTKYGFIELKCNNCNTTKRIGFTCKSRFCTSCGKIYTDNWIDNMLGNLINVRHRHIVFTIPKELREFFGLDRQRLKILPKCAARAVTSWMHSLNRKEEFTPGIVTVIHTFGRDLKWNPHVHMMVTEGGRGNITEWRHIRHISYESLRKRWQKVLLDEITYINGNTKEIKLLKNKLYKEKDKGFYVHAKTEIKSAKTAAKYVGRYVGRPAIAESRILKYDGENVTYKYTRHEDNKVIVETVHVYEFIKRIIRHIPEKNFKMIRYFGIYSRRSKGKFNFIKMIDEKILSIRRSIATWENRILAISGVNPCKCPNCGNKMRFHDIVYPKYGSMRERLRIKIIEENEEKLEKAIENYAITKRILSGKIIPKTT
- a CDS encoding LacI family DNA-binding transcriptional regulator, translating into MGKGKKVTINDIATKASTSKTTVSFYLNGKFDKMSPDTKRRIEQAINETKYSPSIMARSLKSKKSNLIGVVVADITNPFSNNIVKGIDDVARKEGYQILVGSSNFEYNNEKKYIDRMLDMGVDGFIVQPTLNFNKLIKTIQDRGKKIVVLDSVNKEFKGRWVKTNNYDITSKATRELFKEGYEEFILVTEDPKLLMARMERKNGFEDSLKELGAKYSTLIIENDINYEDLAKLLREKINKDKKTLIFAINGRTLQKVFMTSKKEKWNVPNEIGIIGFDNWDWTFYASPSVTTIDQPTYEEGTYAASILIDMLQEKGDIEESTIFECSINWAESTNINEKPLEHREFQS
- the yajC gene encoding preprotein translocase subunit YajC; the protein is MSNGLLGVIIFLAAYPIIISMIMPIINKKKIRQQEEKRDEYLNTLKIKDKVVTISGIYGTIKGIQNNIVRLEVAKNVEIEIDKASIMVTLK
- a CDS encoding sugar kinase — protein: MSTVLVLGEVLLRLTPPNNLKISQANTLDICFGGAEANVAVGLSHLGVNTRILTCLPPNELGESAKGFLKSHSVDCDNIVIKGERLGLYYYEEGCSSRKANVIYDRKYSSITELKYEDINVDEVLKDVKLLHVSGITFGLNDEVREVAARIIEEAKSKNIKISVDLNYRSKLFKSYEEFVSIMKPIVKDSYLCFGWLSRDVKNFKVLDPSAVEVTDEMLIDQFKYMTEDLNVKNVATTLRTGTPYNYHSLTGVLFDGDKLYRSSKYEFSMISRIGGGDAFAAGAIKGLISEVNNMQEIIEFATATAVLKQTQIGDVSLSTITEVEELMNNKNLGSVNR
- a CDS encoding PTS sugar transporter subunit IIA, giving the protein MKILVVGHGEYATGIKSAIKLLTGVDENIDAINLNNDLTHEDFTTMIKKYVKENNELIIFADITGGAPFQITSREVLLNEESQDQYVIGGVSVACILDIVMNTVVIGSGDDTRKIIDNAVEGLKDMASVMCRKDLMD